TGCAGTGAGGAAGAAAGCCTGTCGAAGAAGAAGCCTCGTCTCTTCTGCGATATCTGCGGCTGCTTTGACCTTCACGACACTGAGGACTGTCCCACCCAGGCGCAGATGCTGGAGGAGCCTCCCCACTCGGCTTACCacggcagcaggagggaggagcGCCCCTACTGCGACACCTGCGAGATGTTTGGGCACTGGACAGCCGACTGCAATGATGACGAGACCTTCTAGTGCAGGGGCTAGACTGGAGGTCGGACTGTCTGTGCGCACTGAGCGGACACTTCACACCACCAGCATTTGCGTGTGCTGAATGTCAGGAAAAGGGACGGCGTTTGTTGACCCCGTGCTCCCAGTCCCTTTGCCTATCCACTCCGGAATCAGTAAATTGATAAATATTCCCCCCCTCCACTAATAAAAGCCCTATTTCCCTTTATTAAACTTAAGTGAactataaataaatgatttaataAATGACTTTATGCCGTTTCCTCCCAGGTTCTGGGTTTGTTGCAGCTCCTAACCAGCCCTGCCCCGGCgctggtgcagctgctgctgggaagccGTGTATAGAACAAAGCCCTAGAGTTATATTAAAGCTTATTTAAGTACCTTGAGCTTGCGCTGTTGATTTCACGACGCACTGAACCGTCCTACGGCCGCGTGTGCACATTTACGCTGTTCGGCGGTGTTTTCCCATTCAGGCTCTATTTCAGCAGTGCCGCCGGGAGGGGGGGCGCTGGCGCGGGCTGCTCGCGGTCACGTGGCGGGTCACGTGGCGGGTCAGGTGACATCAGTCAGGTGACGGCGGCGGGGCGATGGCGGCGCACCTGAGCTCGGGGCGTGTGAACCTGACGGCGCTGCGCGAGGCGGGGCGCAGGGAGCTGCGCGAGGTGCTCGACAAGTGCGCGGGCACCAAGGtgcgggggcaccgggggggctccggggggtgccgggggtaCCCGGGGGTACCGGGGACACCCAGCCGCACCGTGTCGCCCCGCAGGCCATCGTGTGGGACGAGTACCTGACCGGGCCGTTCGGGCTGATCGCGCAGTACTCGCTGCTCAAGGTACGGCCCGGGGGagccgccgggggggggggagccgggaggGGCTCGGTTAAGGTGCGCCTCGTCCCCCCCCCCTGCGCCTACAGGAGCATGAAGTGGAGAAGATGTTCACGCTGAAGCCAGGCCGCCTGCCCCAGGCGGATGTGAAGAATGTCATCTTCTTCGTCAGGCCCAAGCTGGAGCTGATGGACATCATCGCCGACAACGTGCTCAGGTACTGCTGACACGGGGCGGCTCTCGGGGTGACTCTCGGTTCCCCTGGGGCTTTCCCAGAGCGGTGGCGGTTCCATGTGAAGCTGCCCAAGTTCCCACAGTTGGGTCTCAGTGGGGAGCGAGGCGCATACACCAAAACCATGTATGTTTCAGACACGTGAATGTGAGCACAAATGGCTGAGTAAAAACTACTCAGAGATAAAAAGGAAGCTGATGACCATAACCACGTGCAGCGTTCCTCTTTTGTTTATATTCAGCACCCCTTAgcccccaccccgtgccccGATCTGCGCTGCTGAGTTACTGTCTGTGGTGCTCCTGCCTGTGACTCTTGCAGGGAGGACAGAGGCCGCTCTCCACAGAGGGACTTCCACATCCTCTTCGTGCCGCGCCGCAGCCTGCTCTGCGAGCagtggctgaaggagcaggGCGTGCTGGGGTCCTTCATCCACCGGGAGCAGTACAGCCTCGACCTGATACCCTTCGATGGGGACCTGCTGTCCATGGAGTCTGAGAGCGCCTTCAAGGTTAGTGCTCATCTCATCATCGAGGAGAAGCCCTGCATGTGGGTGCTGGCTCTTGGTGCCAGGTACAAAGGCCTCACACAGCAAATGGTATGCGAGTGAACAGATGGCTTTGAGTGCTGAACTGGGTCCAACTTGTCACTGGGCTTTCTGACTAAACACTGGCAGAACAATCACAACACCAGCCTGtatcctcctcctccagccacagACCGGTGTTACTTTGACAAACGGAGCGTTCATAAGGCCTAAAACACTTGGTCGTTAAAACAAACAGTGCAGTTTGTATCAATACGCAGCATAAGAGCCATGGCAGTGGTTAATGATGTACGCTGCAAATCACATATCCTCTTTCTCAGAGTGCTGCACCTAGGGACGGAAACGTTTGAGTGGTTCTTTGCCTGTTTTAGCCTTATTAAATAGAGCCAAGATGTGCCAGGGCCTGCAGCTGCTTGTCAGCAGCTAGGCAGAGGTGTTGTGCTCTCGGATCGGCCCAGTTAGAGGGAGAGGCTTACAACAGTTACTCTGTggctctcttctctctctcaaacTGGGAATAGCACGCAGGATTCAAAAAATTTGCAGCAATTGGTTAGATCAAGTGTTTTGATTTAGGAACAGCACGGGTAAGGTCCATATTTACTACTGGCCACAGTTTATtccccagcctctgcctccTCTGAAGTACTGATGTGGACCATGGGGTGCTGTGGAAGCAGCTGTGTCAGGTGGAAACCTCCCACTGGGAATCCTGCTTCTCCTTTAGGAATGTTACTTGGAGAGCGACCAGACCAGTCTGTACCACGCGGCAAAGGGGCTGATGACTCTGCAGGCTCTCTACGGAACCATCCCTCAGATTTTTGGGAAGGGCGAATGTGCCCGGGTAAGGCAAACGCTGCTGCTTAAACAATGCCTCTTGTTCTTTGCAACACGTGCTTGCTGACGTGCCGCCTGTGGGTGTGCTCGTTTTGATTCCAGCTGCATACTCTTCTTGTCATGTTGGAATTTTAGGATCATGGCCATTAGGTTTTTGTTGTCTCTGCCTAAAAGAACaatctttgctgtttcacagGTCTTCCTGTCAGGAAGCTTTATCTGATTTTATGTTTTGCTCATAGGTACTGTACCTTTGTGCTTTCCGCAGGTCTTTCTGTGGAGTACGCTTAGCTGCTCTGGTAACCAGTAAGCAGTTCTGGTAATCAGAAGGGCTAGATAAAGCTGGAAATGTGCAACCTATGCTTATGCGTTATCTTTTCCATCTCTCCCTATAACTgactcactcttttttttttttttttcccccatctcaTCAACCTAGAGTTTAATTGGTCCCTTTTGTAATGAGGGAGTGGCTTGAGAGGAAGCCAGTGCTTTGGCTGCCACAGTTGCTGCCCTGCTAAGGTACAGAGTAGCAGTgaagggcttttcttttttttgttgtctttgtctTGTCCTGCCCCCATTTGTCAGCCAGTTTGTACCTCTTGCCATTCTCTTCCTTTGTACAGGACTGTGACCCCATACTTGCGTAATCATGTGCCTGTACAGCCTACAAGTCAAATCCATCTGTTGCAGCCAGCACCGTAACCAGAccaatgtgatttattttcagcacGTGGCTAATATGATGATCAGGATGAAGCGTGAGTTCCCCGGAAGCCAGAACTCGATATTTCCAGTCTTTGACACCCTCTTGTTGCTGGACCGCAACGTTGACCTGCTGACGCCGTTAGCTACGCAGCTGACATATGAAGGGCTGATTGATGAAATCTATGGGATTCAGAACAGTGAGTACTGCAGGGTGACAGGAGTGGCCCcactgtgctggagcaggccGCAGTGTGTcagatggatttctttttccactaaGTGACAGTGACATGGGAGCTGCTCACCTGAACTTGGGGTGGGGATGGTTCAGACCCCTGATGTAGCAGCCCCAGCCTAGAGCCCATCGAGATCAGCTTTGGCCACCTTTGTTTGCTGGGGAAGCAGAGCTGAGTGCAGTGCATGTTACTGAGCTGGGAGTGTTCTGGGTGTTGGCTGGGTGCAGATGTGGTGACACCGAACATGTAGAGTGGGAGTAGAAATGGTAGCGTGTGCCTTCACCCTCCAGCCTGGATAGCTCCCTCGGTGCcacagggaaagggaagagttTGTGAAAGGTCATTCGAAGTGCTCCCCTTCTCCTTGGGAGGTACGAATTAAAAATTAGGTGTTCAGTGGTTTTAATCTGATGCTGTACTGATGGCTGGGAGGCTGACCCCAAACCTCTTTGGAAACAGGGCACCTAGAGCTTCCCTGTGTGAGTACAGGGAGACTCTCCTTAATTAACATATATCTACTAAGTAATTTGGGCACTTGCATTAGCTTTCTTGCTAAGAACCCTTTCCAATTAAGGAGACAGGTTTCACAGCCTGCTTTGCTGAAGTTATGGTGGGGAAGCTCCAGTCCTTACCAGGGTTATCTCTCTGCATTTGATAGCATATGTGAAACTCCCTCCTGAGAAGTTTGCCCCGAAGAAGCAGGGTGAGGGTGGCAAAGATCTCCCCACAGAGCCCAAGAAACTCCAGCTGAACTCAGCTGAAGAGCTGTACGCTGAAATCCGAGACAAGAACTTCAATGCTGTGGGGTCAGTGCTGAGCAAGAAAGCCAAGATCATCTCAGCAGCCTTTGAGGTGAGGCGTGTATCTGACCGTGCATGCCTCAGGCATTGTCATCAGACACAGACACGGTCTGTGTCAGTGGGGCTCTGACAGGCAGCCTGAGCTACTGCCGTGGACTGATCCCCAGCCAGAGAAAACACAGGCCTCAGAACCTGCTTGGTTCTGGTCATCCATCCAGGGCTGAGATCAGCTCCGCTTCAGCAGTAGGTGTTGGTCAGATCTCTGCAGTAATGTAGACCCCCTCTTCTCACCACCTGGGGCTCTTCTGGGGCTTTCCCCATCCTGACTGTTAAAAGCGTTTCTCAGATCTAGCCTGCAAAACTCAGGTGCTGCTTCCCACTGCAAGAGGCCCAAGGTTAATTTTAGTGCAGTGATCAGTTCCACTTTGTGGGATGTTGATCTTTCAGTTAACAGGTAACAATCCCTGTCTCTCTGTGTTCCCTGAGGATAGAGAGAAAGAGTTGAAGAAATAAGACTCGAGATACACATTCACGCCTTGTTACTATGGCAGGCATCAAAAACAACAGGAATGTGGAAAAACCCAAATTGTCTTACGGGGGGTTTGACCTGTAAACTCAGGCTCATGTTGTCTTAAAGCTGGAGAGTGCTGTGGGgtgtgtttgtggttttgtttgaaaatatccTGTTGATGATTCAGAAAGAGTCTGAGATCCTGTATCTGTGTTTTCAGACTTCATAGTGGTTCTGCAGAGAACTGGTTACGTTGTTGGATGgtatttcttgtttatttcctttgcctCTTCCTTTCTGCCACATGAAAGAGGTGGTGGTTCCCTAACTCAACTCGTGCACGCTTAGCCTTCCCCTCATAGATGGCTGTTAATGCAGGATTAATGCTGAAGGTGCTAAGGATGGATTGTTCAGactgttgctttttcaaaaaaaaaaaaaaagtcatcaaatATTAGAGGTGATAATGAAACAGCATCACAGCGGTAGCAAAGGACTTATTAAATTGCAGGCTTTGTCACTATCGCTCTCCTGCCTGCACTTGCCTGCTTAAATTCTTCACATATgaatcaaattattatttttattctaagtTGCAGTGAGAGACAAGTAGCCCAAATGAAATACAGACATCTGGACTGCTCTGAGAGCTGAAGTCTGCGTTGTGCTTCATCAGAGCGTTGCTCAAAACCTGGGACACTGCAGCCAGGTACAATGAATCGCAGGCTCCTCCTTAAGAGGGCCGCAGACCCGGCCTGCCCAGTTCCTCAGCACCTCTGAAAACTGCTTTGAGGGGCAGTGCCCCCACCTCTGGCTGCATTTGCCCAGAACTCCATGTTTGGTGGCACCTAGCTTTTGTCTTTGcataaaaaaaagatatttgctGATAGGGAAGCTGAGGAAAAGTTAGTGATGGCTGGTCAGACAAAAGTGGAGAAAAGGGATTGCCAGCACTGGCACAATAATTGACAGAACGGAAAGAAACAGCCTGATGCTCCTGTTGCATTATGACTGGTCTCTTCTAACCACCAAAGCGCTGTTACGGGTGATGCTGTGATTTTAGTATAAAGATGTAAAGTATTTTGTCTGAAAAGCTGCACATCTCTAACAGTATCTGCTGCTGCACTGACTACAGGAAAAGACTTGCTCATGATGAAATGATCTAGTTGGTGGGTGGCTAATTCATCTGAATGAGATCTAACCTTAGTGATGGATTTCTTTAGGAAAGGCACCATGCGAAAACGGTTGGAGAGATTAAGCAGTTTGTCTCGCAGTTGCCACACATGCAGGCAGCAAGGAGTTCTCTGGCAAACCACACTTCAATTGCAGAACTCATCAAAGACATCACCAGTGAGTATTTGTTGTATAGGCTGAGGGATTTGAGTGTACAAGATGTAAGACAACTTGATTGACATCATTCAGCTTGACAAAAATTGGGTTTATCCCATCCAGTGCTCCTCTGCTGAAATgtttaaatgcagaaaatacagTCAGTTGCTAATACATcgattttcattcttttcctgaAGCATCTGAGGATTTCTTTGATAATTTAACAGTGGAACAGGAATTCATGTCCGGAATAGACACAGACAAGGTGAGTAGGTAACGACGACTAATAACtcttcaatatatatatatatatatatgtatatttctgtgtgtgctttttttttttttgcatttgtgtttggtggtggtttgttttttggacattttttgtttgtttgtttgagcaATATGTGGTCTGGATGATGTCTATCTCCATTCAGTGTCGAAGCTGTGAGCTCTCACATGTGTCTCCTTGCATGTCTGCAGCAGTTGTTTCCAAGTGACATGCACCACTGAGCTTACGCAGAGGTGCCACTGTACTGAGTGCTCTGCCAGGCTTTTACCTGtcgctgcctgcagctcagctgaCTGCAGGTGGATTGCTTTCACTTGTATAGGAGCACCGCGTCCTGTGAGGGATGAGTGGAATCGAGGTGCTTTAGAGAGGCGCTAGGTGGAACCCGTGCGGGATCACTGATTTACAGCTGGCTTGGAGCtgcctgggcagcagctgcatcCCCTTTCTTGCCATTTTGCAGACACTAGGCAAAACTAGATCTTTCTTTCCATGTCTGCTAGGTACTTTAGCAGGGCTTTGACTAACAGCTTATATATTTCTTTGAATAGGTTAACAATTATATTGAAGACTGCATTGCCCAAAAACATCCATTAATCAAGATCCTACGTCTCGTTTGCTTGCAATCTGTGTGCAATAGTGGGCTGAAGCAGAAGGTTCTGGACCATTATAAAAGAGAGATTCTGCAGGTTGGTCTGTAGCTTTTGGATTGATAAATTTCTTAGAAAATCTCTCAAAGCCTCCACTCTACAGCATTCTGGATGGATGCATCTTATATGGGGTAGTCTTAGCATGACTTAGGTGTGTGTGGAGGGCAGAGGCTTGTGTTTGGGCTGACAGCTGGGATGCAGGTGGTGCACATGTCTGTACACAACGTGAAGGTACAGAAGTTTATCTCATTACAGTTTTTGCTATCATGGTTTAAACACTCTAAATGGGTTACACTGTAGATATCttaaccaaaacattttttataataaCGTTTACAATCTGGCCATGGATTATTGGCATGGCATTTTAGGTGAATTCTTCTATTGCAGACGTACGGATACGAACACATATTGACCTTAAACAACTTAGAGAAGGCTGGACTCCTGAAGCCTCAGACAAGCGGTAGGAATAACTACCCAACGATCAGGAAAACCCTGCGCCTATGGATGGACGACGTTAACGAACAGGTAAACAGATGCTTCAGCAGTGACAATTACACTTAACAGCAGGGGATTGTGTGCAGCAGGAAAGCCCTCgtggttttgtttgattgttagggtgctgtgctgctttccagcatgAAGTAGCACTCACCTGTTGCTCGCACTCTGCTCTCTTGCAGAACCCCAATGATATCTCCTATGTGTACAGTGGCTACGCACCGCTCAGTGTGCGCCTGGCACAGCTACTGGCCCGGCCTGGGTGGCGCAGCATAGAGGAGGTGTTAAAGATGCTGCCAGGTCCCCATTTTGAGGAGAGGCAGCAGTTACCTACTGGCCTTCAGAAAAAGCgtaagttttgtttcattttcccattttttaaaGGGACATGCATGTCTGCTAGGCTGGAATGaggcaaacagaaatgaaggcagGCAGAGGGCAGGCATCTGTCTCCTCTCCCTGTCTTTCTACAGTATTAGATCTCCCTGTTCTTGACAGATAGCTTTTGGACATCTTTAAAGCTTCCAGTCACATATTCAGCCTGCTATTAATGAACAGCATCATTTGTATTGAAAAGACTGTGGAGTTGTACATTTCTTTAACTTCTCATCGGTGTACTAACATAATCCACCCTTTCACCATGGTTTTAATAAGTACCATTACCTTACAACAAAGGTCAGCATCACTCTCCTAGTACTAAGCAAACTTTGTAGAGACTGCTCAGCTGGCAGTGGAGTCTGCACCTCTGGGCCCCAGGCCGGTTCTGTGCTCAACAGGTTTCTCCTCTAAACCagctacatttattttaggTTTAGGACATTCTGAGTTTGCCTGAGAGGTGATGGATAGGAGAcgttaaaataaaactaagccAACCTGTATGTTTCTCTGAACACGCAGGTCAGCACGGTGAGAACCGAGTCACACTGGTGTTCTTCCTGGGAGGCGTGACGTACGCAGAAATAGCGGCACTCAGATTTCTCTCTCAGATGGAAGACGGAGGCACAGAGTATGTCATTGCCACCACGAAACTCATCAACGGGACCACCTGGATCAAATCCTTGATGGAAAAACTGGAGCCTGCCCCTTTCTAGGGTCTGTGGCAAGAGACACTAAACATGAGCTGCCCTGGGTTGATAGAGGTACATCAGCCTCTGGAATAGCTCCTGGAACACGAAAGAAACGTGCTCCTGGAAGAGTGGCATGCCCCTGAGTGGTCCTGCTCCTGATGCAGTTCCCCTCATCCCTCTCTGCACTTGCATTCCTACTGTTTGTTTGGGGACCTTCCTAGCAGACAAACAGTGCTGAAAGGCATTAACCATGAAATAaattatgggaaaaaaagaagtcccTGCTTGTGGTCTGAATCAGCAAACAAGTGCTGGGGCAGGGTAGGATTTGCCCTGGTCCTTCTATTTGAAGAGCTgttaccatttttctttctgtttagttttaatGGGAAATGCAATTACTTCTTTTTACCTTCCTGAGAAGCTCGGGGGCGGGATAGCCATTATTCCCTGTCTGTCGCTGTTGCCTGATAATTCCATCAATGTGCTGGATCTATTCCTGTCACAGACTGGGTGCAGCTGAACCTGTGCTTTGAAAAGCTTTCACAGGGTGCCTCTGCTATTTTTTAAAGTCCTTTCCCCCAATATCAGAGCATCactttactaaaataaaatgtagaacTAACACTTTGCTATTAGCATTTCCTACCATGGCTAAAACTTGCACCATTATAATTCTGCTGGAAAGGTCTGTCCTGCTTTCATCTTTCTGCTAAAAGCTGAGGAATTCGTGTTTCTAGCTCCGCTACATTCACATCAACAGGAACCTAAAAGGGCCATGTCCAAATTTTCTCACGTCTTGAACACTGTACAAGAGGAAGATAACCGCTCCAAAGGGGAAGCAGTAACTTTTTTACTGCGGAGGATTAGATAGCCTCTTGAAGACAAAAACCCAATGACACGTAATTCACAAAGCACCAAACTGAAACAGAGTAAACTAGCAGGCTCCTTTTGGCCCCAGCTGCTCTACCAGGCTTTGCCACATGTCCTCAGTGCCCCTTTGGAAACCACATGGCTCTCAGGCAGCCAGAGAAGGGTTCCTACAGGGCCTGCGTAGCCTGCACCACACTTTTGTGGTTACCTATCCCTCAGTCACACTCAAGTCCACTGTCTGGCCAAGACATTCACTGGGATTCCTCTAGCACAGGCAGCAACAAATAAATCTTGAACTAGCCACATTCATGTCAACAGCACTGACTGCAAATGCAAATAACAGCATGAAAATGACAAGGAACACGCTAGCCTTTTACTTCAAGCATTCTCTGACACTCAGTGGGATGTGTCTTGTTTGGCCTAGGTGCACCCACCCGACGGCAAAGCACCTCCAGAGTATGAATTACCTCAGTGTGCCCAACGCTTATGTTAGAAGACACACGTACACATACACAGGCACTCCCCACATGGGATGCAGACCAAAAATAGCTGCCTCAGTGGaccagcaagcagcagctttaAAACAGATcccctttttgttttcctcgGTTCAGTTTACAAATTGTGGTACTTGCTGTTGCAGAGTCCAGAATTGTAGAGCGGAATTTTCCATGGCCTTGGGGGCTGGGGCCTTGGCGTTGCTGAGCCAACGTACgcaagcagcagcttctggctCCGGAAGACTCCGCGCTGCTAATTGCTGGGGGCTGGGAAAGCAGACCAGGGGCTGTTGCCGATGCCTGTGACACTGACACTATACTCACACCCTTCCCAACAAACACTGGGGACTCTGTTTCACACTGCACTTCATTATTAAACT
This genomic stretch from Anas acuta chromosome 17, bAnaAcu1.1, whole genome shotgun sequence harbors:
- the LOC137841341 gene encoding CAP-Gly domain-containing linker protein 1-like, producing MAILYSNQHEIDFLNSVIVDLQRRNEELNLKIQRMCEAALNGNEEETNNYDSEEESLSKKKPRLFCDICGCFDLHDTEDCPTQAQMLEEPPHSAYHGSRREERPYCDTCEMFGHWTADCNDDETF
- the VPS33A gene encoding vacuolar protein sorting-associated protein 33A, translated to MAAHLSSGRVNLTALREAGRRELREVLDKCAGTKAIVWDEYLTGPFGLIAQYSLLKEHEVEKMFTLKPGRLPQADVKNVIFFVRPKLELMDIIADNVLREDRGRSPQRDFHILFVPRRSLLCEQWLKEQGVLGSFIHREQYSLDLIPFDGDLLSMESESAFKECYLESDQTSLYHAAKGLMTLQALYGTIPQIFGKGECARHVANMMIRMKREFPGSQNSIFPVFDTLLLLDRNVDLLTPLATQLTYEGLIDEIYGIQNTYVKLPPEKFAPKKQGEGGKDLPTEPKKLQLNSAEELYAEIRDKNFNAVGSVLSKKAKIISAAFEERHHAKTVGEIKQFVSQLPHMQAARSSLANHTSIAELIKDITTSEDFFDNLTVEQEFMSGIDTDKVNNYIEDCIAQKHPLIKILRLVCLQSVCNSGLKQKVLDHYKREILQTYGYEHILTLNNLEKAGLLKPQTSGRNNYPTIRKTLRLWMDDVNEQNPNDISYVYSGYAPLSVRLAQLLARPGWRSIEEVLKMLPGPHFEERQQLPTGLQKKRQHGENRVTLVFFLGGVTYAEIAALRFLSQMEDGGTEYVIATTKLINGTTWIKSLMEKLEPAPF